From the genome of Phycicoccus duodecadis:
GTCCACCACCGGGATCGGCAGCGGGTCGGGAGGCTCGGGGTCACCCCGCCGACTCGGCTGCGACGTCATCGGCTCAGGCCTCGGCCCGGGCCAGCTCGTCGTCGACGACCGACTCGTCGAGCTTGGTGAAGACCGGCGCCGGCTTGCTGATCGGCGTCCCCACGACGACCGGGCGCGACCCCCACCGCGGGAAGCCCGAGTAGTCGCCGGTGATGACGGGCCACGACCGCCCCTCGTCCTCGGGGTCGAGGCCGGTGACCGTCTCGAGGCGCGGCATCGGCACGAGCTCGCCCTCGCCGCCCAGCACCCTGTGGACGCGGTTGGCGGCGTGCGGCAGGAACGGCGCCAGCATCGTGTTGAGGTCGGCGACGCACTGCACCAGCGTGTGCAGCACGGTGGCCAGGCGCTCCTGCTGGTCCTCGCCCTTCAGCTTGAACGGCTCCGTGCGCGAGACGTAGCCGTTGACCTCGCCGACCACCCGCATGGCCTCGGCGATGGCGGCCTTCTGACGGTGCCGCTCGAGCAGGCCGCCCACGGTCTCGAACCCCGACAGCACGGTGGCGCGGACCTCCTCGTCGACCGGCTCGAGCGGCCCCGGGGCCGGGATCTCCCCGAAGTTCTTGGCCACCATGGCGGCCGTGCGCGAGACCAGGTTGCCCCAGCCGGCCACCAGCTCGGAGTTGTTGCGCTGCACGAACTCGCGCCAGGTGAAGTTGGAGTCCTGGTTCTCGGGGCCGGCCGCGCAGATGAAGTACCGGATGCCGTCGGGGCCGTAGCGGTCGAGGACGTCGCGCACCAGCACCGTGTAGCCGCGCGAGGTCGAGAACTGCCGGCCCTCCATGGTCAGGTACTCGCTCGAGACCACCTCGGTCGGCAGGTTGAGCTCGCCGTAGACGCCCGGCTCGCCGCCGCGGGAGCCCTTGCCGGCGTAGCCGAGGAGCTCGGCGGGCCAGATCTGGGAGTGGAAGGTGATGTTGTCCTTGCCCATGAAGTAGTACGTGAGGGCCTCGGGGTCGTTCCACCACTCGCGCCAGCGCTCGGGCTCGCCCCGGCGCCGCGCCCACTCGATGGAGGCCGAGAGGTAGCCGATGACGGCGTCGAACCACACGTAGAGGCGCTTGGCCGGGTTGTCGCGCCAGCCGTCGAGCGGCACCGGGATGCCCCAGTCGATGTCGCGGGTCATGGCACGGGGCTTGATCTCGTCGAGGATGTTGCGGCTGAACTTGATGACGTTGGGCCGCCAGGTGCCCGACGCCTCGCGCCCCGTGAGCCACTCGCCCAGCGCCTCGGCGAGCGCGGGCAGGTCGAGGAAGAAGTGCTGGGTCTGCACGAACTGCGGGGCCTCGCCGTTGATCTTGCTCCGCGGGTTGATGAGGTCCTCGGGCTCGAGCTGGTTGCCGCAGTTGTCGCACTGGTCGCCGCGCGCGTCCGCGTAGTGGCAGATGGGGCACTCGCCCTCGATGAAGCGGTCGGGCAGGGTGCGCCCGGTCGAGGGCGAGATGGCGCCCTGCTGGGTGCGCTCGACCATGTAGCCGTTGAGCCAGTTCTGCCGGAACAGCTCCTGCGCGACGGCGTAGTGGTTCGCCGTGGTGGTGCGCGTGTAGAGGTCGTAGGTGCAGCCGAGGTCGCACAGCTCGCCGGCGATGAGGGCGTGGTTGCGGTCGACGAACTCGCGCGGGGTCACCCCGGCCTGGTCGGCGAGCACCAGGATGGGCGTGCCGTGCTCGTCGGAGCCGCTGACCATGAGCACGTCGTGCCCCGCCATCCGCATGTAGCGGCTGAACACGTCGGACGGCACCCCGAACCCGGCGACGTGGCCGAGGTGGCGGGGGCCGTTGGCGTACGGCCAGGCGACGGCGGAGAGGACCTTCATGCGACGAATCCTAGGTGCCATCCACACCCGCGTTACCCCCGCCACCGCGGGAGCGGGGAGTGCTCCCCGGTGAGGCGTCGGCCGATCGTCGCCTCCCGCTCCCGCGGCGCCCCTAGGGTCACGCGTGGGGGTTCTCGCGCGCGGCGACCGGCCGCCGTCCCCAGCGAGAAGGAGTGGTCATGAAGCGTTTCCTCGGTACTGCGGCGGCGGCCGCTGCCGTCCTCATCGGCGGAGTGGTCGCGGCACCGGCGGCCAACGCCTGGGGTTATGACTGTCAGTGGACCCGTTTCGGCAACGGCGGAGGGGACTCCTGCTCGGCACCCGCCGGGAACCAGTTCCGGGTCGTTCTCGAGTGCCGGTCCGGCTGGAACGGCCGGATCGTCTACGCCTACGGGCCCTGGCGCAACGCCAACGGCAGCAACTGGTCGCTGGCGACCTGCGCCTCGGGTGACGCCTTCACCGGGGCCATGTACAACCAGGGCCGCTCCGCCTGAGCAGCGACGGGACGGACCCGCCGACCCCCCGTCTTCCTGGGCGCCGGGTCAGCGGGTCCACTCGTACGGCGTCGTGGTGGTGACCTTCACCAGCCCGGCGCGCTCGAGGATGGGGCGCGAGTACTCGGTCGAGTCGCTGTGCAGCACCGTCTTCCCCAGCGCCAGCGCCGACCGGGCCCGCACGGCCGTCAGCGCCCGGTAGATGCCGCGCCCGCGCCACGCCGGCAGCGTGGCGCCCCCCCACACCCCCGCCACCTCCGTGCCCGCCACCGGCTCCAGGCGCCCCGAGCTCACCATCACCCCGTCGGCCTCGGCGACCCAGAGCTCCATGCCGTCCTCGCGCGAGAGCCGGAACATCAGGTCGTCGGCCCGGCGCGTCGAGACCGGGTCGCCGAACGCCTCGTCGGCCATCGCGCTCATGGCCCGCACGTCGGCCTCGGCGGTCACCCGACGCAGCACCACACCGGGTGGCAGCGGCACCTCCACGGCCAGGGCTGCGGCCGGGCCCATCATCACGGACTCGACCTCGCCGGCGACGAAGCCGTGCTCGACCAGCGCCTCGTGCAGCCCGGGCGCGACGTCGTGGCCCCGGGTCTTCCACTCGACGTCGACGACGGACCGGTCGGCCCGGAAGTGCTCCAGCGCCTCGCCCACCCACCCCCGCACGGTCACCGCGCCGGCGCCGTCGAGGTCGCGGTACGAGACGAACCCGCGGCCGCCCGGGAAGGTGGCCATCCGCAGCGGGCCGAGCCGCGCCACCGACACCGCCCCGGGCGTCTCGGCGTCGGTGCG
Proteins encoded in this window:
- a CDS encoding GNAT family N-acetyltransferase, which encodes MTPDPAAAPPTGVPADPAALLRVYDDQLRTDAETPGAVSVARLGPLRMATFPGGRGFVSYRDLDGAGAVTVRGWVGEALEHFRADRSVVDVEWKTRGHDVAPGLHEALVEHGFVAGEVESVMMGPAAALAVEVPLPPGVVLRRVTAEADVRAMSAMADEAFGDPVSTRRADDLMFRLSREDGMELWVAEADGVMVSSGRLEPVAGTEVAGVWGGATLPAWRGRGIYRALTAVRARSALALGKTVLHSDSTEYSRPILERAGLVKVTTTTPYEWTR
- the metG gene encoding methionine--tRNA ligase; the encoded protein is MKVLSAVAWPYANGPRHLGHVAGFGVPSDVFSRYMRMAGHDVLMVSGSDEHGTPILVLADQAGVTPREFVDRNHALIAGELCDLGCTYDLYTRTTTANHYAVAQELFRQNWLNGYMVERTQQGAISPSTGRTLPDRFIEGECPICHYADARGDQCDNCGNQLEPEDLINPRSKINGEAPQFVQTQHFFLDLPALAEALGEWLTGREASGTWRPNVIKFSRNILDEIKPRAMTRDIDWGIPVPLDGWRDNPAKRLYVWFDAVIGYLSASIEWARRRGEPERWREWWNDPEALTYYFMGKDNITFHSQIWPAELLGYAGKGSRGGEPGVYGELNLPTEVVSSEYLTMEGRQFSTSRGYTVLVRDVLDRYGPDGIRYFICAAGPENQDSNFTWREFVQRNNSELVAGWGNLVSRTAAMVAKNFGEIPAPGPLEPVDEEVRATVLSGFETVGGLLERHRQKAAIAEAMRVVGEVNGYVSRTEPFKLKGEDQQERLATVLHTLVQCVADLNTMLAPFLPHAANRVHRVLGGEGELVPMPRLETVTGLDPEDEGRSWPVITGDYSGFPRWGSRPVVVGTPISKPAPVFTKLDESVVDDELARAEA